One Flagellimonas sp. CMM7 genomic region harbors:
- a CDS encoding GNAT family N-acetyltransferase, whose protein sequence is MQLDFENYSISPIQEKDAWRLCNFVVSNSERLKAYFPQTLQQNLTPTLAQLFVAKKVKEYMAKEEFLFTIKENTNHTIVGLLYVKNLRKIQHQGELAYCLGYQYEGKGITTTSIKKLIPWCFNEAELHTLQIIVHHSNLASKRIADKNGFVWKQTLPQEHTTSNGEVLDMELYELHNPKIHA, encoded by the coding sequence ATGCAACTTGACTTTGAAAACTATAGCATAAGTCCTATCCAAGAAAAAGATGCTTGGAGACTTTGCAATTTTGTAGTTTCAAATTCAGAACGGCTTAAAGCTTATTTTCCGCAGACTTTACAACAAAATCTCACCCCCACTTTGGCACAATTGTTCGTTGCGAAAAAGGTTAAAGAATATATGGCCAAAGAGGAGTTTCTCTTCACCATAAAAGAGAATACAAACCATACTATAGTTGGATTGCTTTATGTAAAAAACCTTCGTAAAATTCAGCACCAGGGAGAGTTGGCCTATTGCCTAGGGTATCAATATGAAGGTAAAGGCATCACAACAACAAGTATTAAAAAATTGATCCCATGGTGTTTTAATGAAGCTGAATTGCACACACTACAAATCATTGTTCACCATAGCAATTTAGCGAGCAAACGAATTGCAGATAAAAATGGATTTGTTTGGAAACAAACCTTGCCTCAAGAACACACCACAAGCAATGGAGAGGTTTTGGATATGGAACTATACGAACTTCATAATCCCAAAATTCACGCTTGA
- a CDS encoding AraC family transcriptional regulator produces the protein MENVAKGSYEEILVEDGFYILKIQNDTEEINVIEREIDSSFIQFHFCLKGGSRFNFNHGHYALEVSEENSLLLYNTQKDLPLNLNVSPNTWLLSVIMTIRKFHSLFSNEANYIPFLSEDNKEKKYYSQEVVSPAIAVVLSQLMNYNLHPSIKELYVRGKVYELISLYFNKTKDADLEQCPFLADEDNVRRIKMAKEIMISRMVEPPTLNELSKEIGLSLKKLKEGFKQIYGDSVYGFLFDYKMEYARKMLETGSHNVNEVGLRVGYSTASHFIASFKKKYGTTPKKYLTSNV, from the coding sequence ATGGAAAATGTCGCCAAAGGTTCGTATGAGGAAATTTTAGTGGAAGATGGGTTTTATATACTTAAAATTCAGAACGATACAGAAGAAATTAATGTTATTGAACGGGAAATTGACAGCTCATTTATTCAATTTCATTTTTGTCTGAAGGGTGGATCTCGGTTTAATTTTAATCATGGACATTATGCATTGGAAGTATCTGAAGAGAACTCCCTTTTGTTGTACAATACGCAGAAAGATTTGCCATTAAATTTGAATGTTTCCCCTAACACCTGGTTGTTATCTGTTATCATGACCATTAGAAAGTTTCATTCTCTTTTTTCCAATGAGGCCAATTACATTCCATTTTTGAGCGAAGACAATAAAGAAAAAAAATACTATTCCCAAGAAGTTGTTTCCCCTGCAATTGCAGTAGTATTGAGTCAATTAATGAACTATAATCTGCATCCATCCATTAAAGAATTGTACGTAAGAGGGAAAGTATATGAACTGATCTCGCTGTATTTTAATAAAACCAAGGATGCAGATTTGGAACAATGCCCTTTCTTGGCAGATGAAGATAATGTGCGCCGTATAAAAATGGCCAAGGAGATCATGATTTCCAGAATGGTGGAACCACCAACATTGAATGAACTTTCAAAAGAAATAGGATTAAGTTTAAAGAAGTTGAAAGAGGGGTTCAAACAGATTTATGGCGATTCGGTTTATGGTTTTTTGTTTGACTATAAAATGGAATACGCTAGAAAAATGCTTGAAACTGGAAGCCATAACGTAAATGAGGTTGGCCTTAGGGTAGGCTATAGCACCGCCAGTCATTTTATTGCTTCTTTCAAAAAGAAATATGGAACAACACCAAAAAAATATTTAACTTCAAATGTTTAA
- the hemC gene encoding hydroxymethylbilane synthase has translation MSKIIRIGTRDSELALWQATTVQQKIEDLGFDTILVPIKSTGDQVLDKPLYELGITGIFTKTLDVALLKGQIDIAVHSMKDVPTQLPQGIVQTAVLERAVTSDILVHKGVSFLQSENSATIATGSLRRKAQWLHKYPHHKVADLRGNVNSRLLKLIENDWNGAIFAQAGLERIKLLPKDAISLDWMIPAPAQGAMLIVALEKDAFSREVTQKLNHKDSEITTTIEREFLRALEGGCTAPIGALANIKDQSVHFIGTVFSLDGKQKVDIEKTIPVKSAKGFGEICAQEVLSNGGDKLMESIRNENSTLH, from the coding sequence ATGAGCAAAATCATACGAATCGGAACCCGCGATAGCGAATTGGCATTGTGGCAGGCAACAACAGTACAGCAAAAAATTGAAGATTTAGGGTTTGATACAATTTTGGTCCCTATAAAATCTACGGGTGACCAAGTCCTGGACAAACCTCTTTACGAACTTGGAATTACGGGGATTTTCACCAAAACATTGGATGTAGCCTTGTTAAAAGGTCAGATTGATATTGCAGTGCATTCCATGAAAGATGTGCCAACCCAATTACCACAGGGAATTGTTCAAACCGCCGTTTTGGAGCGTGCTGTTACCAGTGATATTTTGGTCCATAAGGGAGTAAGTTTTCTTCAATCTGAAAACTCAGCTACAATCGCTACGGGTAGTTTAAGAAGAAAAGCACAGTGGCTACATAAATACCCTCACCACAAGGTTGCGGATTTAAGAGGTAATGTTAACTCTAGACTTCTGAAACTGATTGAGAATGATTGGAACGGTGCCATTTTTGCACAGGCAGGTTTAGAGCGTATCAAGCTTTTACCAAAAGATGCCATATCCTTGGACTGGATGATTCCGGCTCCTGCACAGGGAGCAATGTTAATAGTTGCTTTGGAGAAGGATGCATTTTCAAGAGAAGTAACCCAAAAGCTAAATCACAAAGATTCAGAAATTACAACAACCATTGAACGTGAGTTTTTAAGAGCCCTAGAAGGTGGTTGCACCGCTCCTATTGGGGCATTGGCCAATATAAAAGACCAATCGGTCCATTTCATTGGAACAGTGTTCTCTTTGGATGGAAAACAAAAAGTTGACATTGAAAAGACCATCCCAGTAAAGTCCGCCAAAGGATTTGGAGAAATATGTGCACAAGAAGTTTTAAGTAATGGTGGAGATAAACTCATGGAAAGTATCAGAAATGAAAACAGTACTCTCCACTAA
- a CDS encoding uroporphyrinogen-III synthase, with the protein MKTVLSTKILSPSQKELFLNSGLGLVEYNALQIEFLDVTIALHYQNYIFTSKNAVKAFLRHSKKIDTSDYKAFCVGEKTKVILEENGLKVIKNTENASDLGDFIVKNHQNEEFLFLCGNIRRAELPEVLSKNNIRYTEIETYKTHLVHRKFNRLFDGLLFFSPSGIKSYTKENSISEQMLFCIGNTTATEAKKHTDQIIIANKPTVENVLVQAIKYFKKHD; encoded by the coding sequence ATGAAAACAGTACTCTCCACTAAAATACTCTCACCTTCACAAAAGGAATTGTTCTTAAACTCTGGTCTAGGTTTAGTTGAATATAATGCCTTGCAAATTGAGTTTTTAGATGTGACAATTGCTCTTCATTACCAAAACTATATTTTCACAAGTAAAAACGCGGTAAAAGCTTTTTTAAGACATTCAAAAAAAATAGACACCTCTGATTATAAAGCTTTTTGCGTTGGCGAAAAGACTAAAGTTATACTGGAAGAAAATGGTTTAAAAGTTATCAAAAACACTGAAAATGCTTCAGATTTGGGTGATTTTATAGTCAAAAACCATCAAAATGAAGAATTTCTTTTTTTATGTGGAAACATAAGAAGAGCGGAGTTGCCAGAAGTTTTATCAAAAAATAACATTCGGTATACTGAAATTGAAACATATAAAACCCATTTGGTTCATAGAAAGTTCAACCGTCTTTTTGATGGTCTACTTTTTTTTAGTCCAAGTGGCATAAAAAGTTATACAAAGGAAAATTCTATTTCAGAACAAATGCTTTTCTGCATTGGTAACACCACTGCGACAGAAGCTAAAAAACACACAGATCAAATTATAATTGCTAACAAGCCAACAGTAGAAAATGTGTTGGTCCAGGCTATAAAATATTTTAAAAAGCATGATTAA
- the hemE gene encoding uroporphyrinogen decarboxylase, producing the protein MIKNDLFLRALKGETVDRPPVWMMRQAGRYLPEFMELKEQYDFFTRCQTPELASEITVQPIRRYGMDAAILFSDILVIPQAMNIEVQMKPNFGPYLPNPIRTAKDLDRVIIPSIEESLGYVLDAITMTKEKLADEIPLIGFAGSPWTILCYCVEGQGSKSFDKARGFCFTQPEAAHQLLQKITDTTIAYLKAKVRAGVNAVQIFDSWGGMLSPVDYQEFSWKYIQQIVDALKDEAPVIVFGKGCWFALKEMSQSGASALGVDWTCSAQNARYLTGGNITLQGNFDPARLLSPPEVIKKMVTQMIREFGKDRYVVNLGHGILPHIPVENARAFIDAVKEYTD; encoded by the coding sequence ATGATTAAAAACGACTTGTTCCTAAGAGCTTTAAAAGGTGAAACCGTAGATAGACCTCCTGTTTGGATGATGCGCCAGGCCGGCCGTTATCTTCCAGAGTTTATGGAACTAAAAGAGCAGTACGATTTCTTTACTCGATGCCAAACTCCAGAATTGGCTTCAGAAATAACCGTGCAGCCCATTAGGCGTTATGGAATGGACGCAGCTATCCTATTCAGTGATATTTTGGTGATTCCGCAAGCTATGAATATTGAGGTGCAAATGAAACCGAACTTTGGACCTTATTTACCCAACCCAATTAGGACCGCTAAAGATTTGGATCGTGTTATCATTCCTAGCATTGAAGAATCCTTAGGATATGTGTTAGATGCCATTACTATGACCAAGGAAAAATTGGCAGATGAAATTCCATTGATCGGTTTTGCAGGGTCTCCTTGGACCATACTTTGTTATTGTGTTGAAGGACAAGGCAGCAAAAGTTTTGATAAAGCACGTGGATTTTGTTTTACACAACCCGAAGCCGCTCATCAGCTGCTTCAGAAAATAACAGATACCACCATAGCCTATTTAAAAGCCAAGGTGAGGGCAGGTGTAAATGCCGTCCAAATTTTTGATTCATGGGGAGGAATGTTATCACCAGTGGATTATCAAGAATTTTCATGGAAATACATTCAACAAATTGTAGATGCATTAAAAGATGAAGCGCCTGTAATTGTTTTTGGAAAAGGCTGCTGGTTTGCTTTAAAAGAGATGTCACAATCTGGAGCTTCGGCTCTTGGAGTGGATTGGACTTGCTCTGCTCAAAATGCTCGATACTTGACCGGAGGAAATATTACGCTGCAAGGGAATTTTGATCCTGCTCGACTACTTTCTCCTCCAGAAGTCATCAAAAAAATGGTCACTCAAATGATCCGTGAGTTTGGCAAGGACAGATATGTGGTGAACTTGGGGCATGGTATTCTACCGCACATCCCAGTAGAAAATGCAAGAGCATTTATTGATGCAGTTAAAGAATATACCGATTAG
- a CDS encoding ThuA domain-containing protein — translation MKPIRLFLFALCSTLFINAQDDSKTESTPKTPELVLIFSKTTGYRHESIEKGVRTLRQLGRENGFIVLQTETSSDFNPQNLKNYKLVVFLSTTLEVLDNTQQVAFENYIKGGGSFLGIHAAADTEYDWPWYGKLVGGYFDSHPPGVHEAKIDVLNKEHSSTNHLSDSWMRTDEWYNYKNLNPNVSVLLNLDEKSYEGGTNGENHPIAWYHEFDGGRAFYTGGGHTETSFDEPDFRQHLLGGIEWCLGRK, via the coding sequence ATGAAACCTATTAGACTATTCTTGTTTGCCCTTTGTTCAACACTATTTATTAATGCCCAGGATGACTCAAAAACAGAGAGTACCCCAAAGACCCCAGAGCTAGTTTTGATCTTTAGCAAGACTACCGGTTATCGTCATGAATCCATAGAAAAAGGGGTTAGAACACTAAGGCAATTGGGTAGAGAGAATGGTTTTATTGTACTACAAACGGAGACGTCTTCGGACTTTAATCCCCAAAACTTGAAAAATTACAAATTGGTGGTTTTTCTTAGTACTACATTGGAAGTTTTGGATAACACCCAACAAGTGGCGTTTGAAAATTATATTAAAGGTGGTGGAAGCTTTCTAGGGATTCATGCTGCGGCAGATACGGAATACGATTGGCCGTGGTATGGCAAATTGGTTGGTGGTTATTTTGATAGCCATCCTCCCGGTGTGCATGAAGCTAAGATAGATGTACTGAATAAAGAACATAGTTCTACCAATCATCTTTCTGATTCTTGGATGCGTACGGATGAATGGTACAATTACAAAAACCTAAACCCCAACGTTTCTGTCTTACTTAATTTAGATGAAAAAAGTTATGAAGGAGGAACTAATGGCGAAAATCATCCTATAGCTTGGTATCATGAATTTGACGGTGGAAGAGCTTTTTATACCGGAGGCGGCCACACAGAAACTTCTTTTGATGAGCCTGATTTTAGACAACATCTACTAGGTGGTATTGAATGGTGCTTAGGGAGAAAGTAG
- the hemA gene encoding glutamyl-tRNA reductase: MRSYHISKHNSFYAIGLSYKKADAEVRGKFSLDVPAIDCIMVQAKEQGVDGLLVISTCNRTELYGFAQHPFQLIKLLCDQTAGNVEEFQEVAYVYKNHDAISHMFKVGTGLDSQILGDFEIISQIKQGFYRSKKQDMANPFIERLCNAVIQASKRIKNETELSSGATSVAFASVKYILNTISDISEKNILLFGTGKIGRNTCENLIKHSKNSHITLINRTREKAEAIAGKFDLTVKDYGDLQTEIRKADILVVATGAQLPTISKALIYPKKPLLILDLSVPKNVSDDVLELDNVSLVHLDQLSQITDDTLTKRKEFVPKAEAIIEQVRKEFLKWLETRKFAPVINALKEKLKTMKAEEIDFHSKKLSDFNQDQAEIISERIIQKITKQFANHLKSSEVDTQDSLELIQKVFQLEIDSK, translated from the coding sequence ATGAGGAGTTACCACATTTCAAAACATAATTCTTTTTACGCCATAGGGCTAAGCTACAAGAAAGCAGATGCCGAAGTAAGAGGAAAGTTCAGTCTAGATGTTCCAGCAATAGATTGCATTATGGTTCAAGCTAAGGAGCAGGGCGTAGATGGTCTTTTGGTAATCTCCACTTGTAACCGGACCGAACTATACGGTTTTGCGCAACACCCGTTTCAACTTATTAAATTGCTTTGTGATCAAACTGCGGGTAATGTTGAGGAGTTTCAAGAGGTTGCTTATGTTTACAAAAACCATGATGCAATTTCGCATATGTTTAAAGTGGGCACTGGCTTGGACAGTCAAATTTTGGGTGACTTTGAAATCATCAGTCAAATCAAGCAAGGTTTTTATCGCTCCAAAAAGCAGGATATGGCAAATCCGTTTATCGAGCGCCTGTGCAACGCTGTTATCCAAGCAAGCAAACGCATTAAAAACGAAACCGAATTATCTTCTGGTGCCACATCTGTTGCTTTTGCCTCAGTCAAATATATCTTAAATACAATTTCAGATATCTCTGAAAAGAACATTTTACTTTTTGGGACTGGAAAAATAGGAAGGAACACTTGCGAAAACCTCATCAAACATTCTAAAAACTCCCATATTACTTTAATTAATAGAACTCGGGAAAAAGCTGAGGCCATTGCGGGGAAATTTGATTTAACCGTAAAAGATTATGGTGATTTACAAACGGAGATTAGAAAAGCTGATATTCTTGTTGTAGCTACAGGAGCTCAATTGCCCACAATTTCCAAAGCATTGATCTATCCAAAAAAGCCATTGCTCATTTTAGATCTTTCGGTCCCAAAAAACGTATCGGATGATGTTTTGGAATTAGACAATGTATCCTTGGTCCACTTGGACCAACTTTCTCAAATTACAGATGATACCCTAACCAAAAGAAAAGAATTTGTTCCCAAAGCGGAGGCTATTATTGAGCAGGTTAGAAAAGAGTTTTTGAAATGGTTAGAAACTAGAAAATTTGCCCCGGTAATTAACGCGCTTAAAGAGAAACTTAAAACGATGAAGGCTGAAGAAATTGACTTTCATTCAAAAAAATTATCCGATTTTAACCAAGATCAAGCAGAAATTATCTCGGAAAGAATTATTCAAAAAATTACAAAACAGTTTGCTAACCATTTAAAGAGTTCTGAGGTTGATACACAAGATAGTTTGGAACTTATTCAAAAGGTTTTCCAGTTAGAAATTGATTCAAAATGA
- the hemF gene encoding oxygen-dependent coproporphyrinogen oxidase, which yields MKDKFYAYIQTLQDTITSKLEEVDGKAKFQEDLWKRPEGGGGRTRVIENGAVFEKGGVNISGVHGELPKSMQHYFGVQNADFFACGLSLVLHPKSPMVPTVHANWRYFEMYDKEGNIIDQWFGGGQDLTPYYLFEEDGKHFHTICKKACDTHDPEFYPNYKKRCDEYFWNTHRNEARGLGGLFFDYCKTTDTMKMDNWYNFVTEVGNSFLEAYIPIVLKRKELSYTEKQRDWQEVRRGRYVEFNLVHDKGTLFGLKTNGRIESILMSLPPHVQWKYDHHPEKGSEEEKLIQVLQNPKDWV from the coding sequence ATGAAAGATAAATTCTACGCATATATACAAACGCTTCAAGATACCATTACCTCAAAACTTGAAGAAGTTGACGGAAAAGCTAAATTCCAGGAAGATCTCTGGAAACGCCCTGAAGGTGGCGGTGGCAGAACACGAGTTATAGAAAACGGAGCTGTTTTTGAAAAAGGTGGAGTCAACATTTCCGGAGTTCATGGGGAGCTGCCAAAAAGTATGCAGCACTATTTTGGAGTTCAAAATGCCGATTTTTTTGCCTGTGGATTAAGTCTTGTTCTGCACCCAAAAAGTCCTATGGTTCCAACGGTACATGCCAATTGGAGGTATTTTGAAATGTACGATAAGGAAGGGAATATAATAGACCAATGGTTTGGAGGTGGCCAGGACCTTACTCCCTATTATTTGTTTGAAGAAGATGGTAAGCACTTTCACACCATTTGCAAAAAAGCATGTGACACACATGACCCTGAGTTTTATCCCAACTACAAGAAAAGATGTGATGAATATTTTTGGAACACCCACAGAAATGAAGCACGAGGCTTGGGCGGTCTTTTCTTTGATTATTGCAAAACAACCGATACCATGAAAATGGATAACTGGTATAACTTTGTAACTGAGGTCGGCAATAGCTTTCTAGAAGCATATATACCAATCGTTTTAAAAAGAAAAGAGCTGTCATACACTGAAAAACAAAGGGACTGGCAAGAAGTAAGACGAGGGCGTTATGTAGAATTTAATTTGGTTCACGATAAAGGAACTTTATTCGGATTAAAAACAAATGGACGTATTGAAAGCATTTTAATGAGTCTTCCGCCACATGTACAATGGAAGTATGACCATCATCCTGAAAAAGGAAGTGAGGAGGAAAAATTGATTCAGGTATTGCAAAATCCAAAAGATTGGGTTTAA